The Maylandia zebra isolate NMK-2024a linkage group LG1, Mzebra_GT3a, whole genome shotgun sequence DNA segment TTCTATCAGACTTCCTTCTTGTTACACAAATCGCCCTCACAGTTTcctgaactaattatctaattCATGCTGCTTTGCTACCAGTCTGGACATTTTGCTACGGGGTTAAAATGACTGCTGGAACTCCCATTTACAGCAAaagtattgtttttttgttgttggtttctTTTGCTTGCTGgtgaaataaaacatgaaatcaaagacatgcagttctAAAGCACTTATTCTGGCGATTACTCCCTTAAAGCTAACTCTAATGTCCCCCCTTCTCTGCTGTAACGACTGCGCTTAAACAATAGTGGTGGTTTTACATGTCCTCTATTCTCTGTAGACAAAACTCTCAGAAAACTGCTAACATCCCGGATGCCAGTATGTTGAAGAAGTTGATTAGAGATCCAAAATGCCGTCCGGTGCTCCGTGGGATTCTCGAGAGTCTCCTGCAATACCTGACACAGGATCTGCCCAAGTGGATCACCAGAAATAGAAACTCGGAAAAGCCAGATGTAGATAATATATCACAAAGAAACGCAAGAAACAAACATCGTTCTGAACCAAGAAATGAGTCTTCAGTGAAAATGGCTCAAATTCAGAGAAACTGTGAAATTGTTCACCTGCCTGAACCGGAAAAAATAACCAGAGGGAAAACTGCTGAGACAAGTTCAAACCTCTCGGAAAAGCGCTGGGTGGAGACGCAAAGAAACAAAGGAAATCATACAGCAGGAGACTTAATACCCCGATGCCTTACCACATTCCAGCTGCTCCAGTCCAAATTCATAAGATCCACACCCAAACCTCCCATCACCCATCAGAGGGAGGTGGGAACTCTCCCCTGCAGTAGAGGATTGCTGGGTAACATGAACCGAGACAGCGAGGATGGCACGCAGAAGAGGGAACGAGCCAAAAGACAACGGAAGAAAGAAGGCGGCGTGAAGGATATGGTGGCCAAGTTTGCCATGGCTGAGCAAAAAGAGCAGAAAGTGCTGAATAAACAGCCGGTCAAACCAAGACTCATTGGAAGAGGGATCCTCTTATCTTCCATTATGGAGAAGTTCGAGACCATGGCCACTGTGTGTCAGGGAAGTGATTTAAAGATTTCTCATGAAAGGAGTTCTCAAGGAGTCAAAGTGGCAGTTAATGTAAAAGACAAGGTAGCTTCTCTTGAAAGAGAACAGGAGGGCGTCCAAAGTGTCCACAAACCAAACACAGAGAATCAAATTCTTCTCGGGCCGGAGCCGAAAGAAGATGAAATTAGAAATGTGCAGGATGACAGGAAAGATCGGGCACACTCACACTCGGGTGACAGAAAAGATTTGACGGCAGAGCAAATGGGAGAGAAGAGCTTAGATGATGAGGTTTGCTGCTCATTAAAACATGTGAAGGCTCAAGCTTATGATTTCAGCGTCCAACGGGAAGAATGTGATGATGAAGAACATTGTAGCAACAACAGACTAAAATATGCACATGTAGAGCTGCTCTGTTCAGCTTCTGTGACAGAGTGGTCGTTCCCAGAACCTTACAGGCTCTTGCCTCAGGTAGAGTTTCCACTCAAGTGGCATGTGGTGACAATCAGGACCTGCTCTCCTGTGTGGTCCATGTGTGTAGATTCCTCTTTCGAGCAGTTAGAGCAGGAAATCAGTCCAAATAGTTCAGAATGCCCAAAACAGGACAAGACAGCGAGGATAACAACAGCTAGTCCTGGTGGAGATGTGCAACAGTCTCTCAGTGAATCAGCTGCAGGTGAATCCTCCATTGCTATAACCAAAGGCAATGCAAAACCCAGTATGAAGGAATTTtctacacacgcacacatcgaCACCAATCACAACATAGAAGCAAATCCCCGAAGACCTATGGCAGTTCAAAGCAGGTTGCCCAGGTATGTCATCCCACGTGTTTACAGTTTTGGTTATCAACAAGGTCCCGATCAGAATAATCCCTCCTCTCAATTAGCTCTGCCCCCACAAATCATAAATCCTATCGATCCACTTCCACCAACGC contains these protein-coding regions:
- the adprhl1 gene encoding inactive ADP-ribosyltransferase arh2 — translated: MEKFKAAMVLSAAGDALGYRKGRWERCTSGKIIQEELASLGGLAALKLDPDNWPLSDAALMHMTTAEALVTDYWCLEDLYRELVRLYVEAVVSLQGRVPDPATVENCAHLKPYNFLLAWHTPFNEKGSGFGAASKAMCVGMRYWQPERLDSLVEVSIEAGRMTHNHPTGFLGSLTTALFASYAIQGKPLVTWGRELLKVITRAAEYCRKTIRHMAEYQENWFYFEAKWQFYLEEREIDKEGHNKALFPDRYDAEETDKMYKRWSSEGRAGRRGHDAPMIAYDALLAAGSDWAELCKRAMFHGGESEATGLIAGCLYGLLHGLSQVPPGLHQDVDKRERLEELGEALFKASSAEKCIDKQNSQKTANIPDASMLKKLIRDPKCRPVLRGILESLLQYLTQDLPKWITRNRNSEKPDVDNISQRNARNKHRSEPRNESSVKMAQIQRNCEIVHLPEPEKITRGKTAETSSNLSEKRWVETQRNKGNHTAGDLIPRCLTTFQLLQSKFIRSTPKPPITHQREVGTLPCSRGLLGNMNRDSEDGTQKRERAKRQRKKEGGVKDMVAKFAMAEQKEQKVLNKQPVKPRLIGRGILLSSIMEKFETMATVCQGSDLKISHERSSQGVKVAVNVKDKVASLEREQEGVQSVHKPNTENQILLGPEPKEDEIRNVQDDRKDRAHSHSGDRKDLTAEQMGEKSLDDEVCCSLKHVKAQAYDFSVQREECDDEEHCSNNRLKYAHVELLCSASVTEWSFPEPYRLLPQVEFPLKWHVVTIRTCSPVWSMCVDSSFEQLEQEISPNSSECPKQDKTARITTASPGGDVQQSLSESAAGESSIAITKGNAKPSMKEFSTHAHIDTNHNIEANPRRPMAVQSRLPRYVIPRVYSFGYQQGPDQNNPSSQLALPPQIINPIDPLPPTQSDTSLAALSTALKTLENFQDTNPSLRNGISLPTHRRGTAAEGESQERDGEVEEETKAAKPVDSKGTSTMQSVRLLEDAASKETFEDSQVSAVTLPQHKREDAKQRPKYTTINYGDPSVKRTYKPKVIRFTDTFTF